A single genomic interval of Ruminococcus sp. NK3A76 harbors:
- the holA gene encoding DNA polymerase III subunit delta, with protein sequence MALISPSDLNKKTAPLNERLYFFYGRDVGNMERVTKKLIARLVPKDAQTLNFHPFDAKNLDTAELADAVMAVPMFAERVCAYIPGFDASTVSAEDMEAIKTILSDIPDTTTVVICADGEKVFKSKKALNTKNKSFADFCAKAGTVCDFAYRRAGDMGKYIAAELSKSGSQISNYDAQYLANRLLSDTALVDNEIAKLSAFADGRPVTREMIDMIVAPKIESDGFALAINILRGNAKFVFGRIDELVSQRVEAIEILSTISYSIMDIYRAKLARSSGKNVDDIIKDFSYPAYKKFAVENAFGDCSRISEERIRLTLSFLCDTDLALKTKGYAKGGDILALEECCAKCMAIRS encoded by the coding sequence ATGGCTTTGATATCACCCTCTGACCTTAACAAGAAAACGGCTCCGCTAAACGAGCGGCTGTATTTCTTCTACGGGCGTGATGTCGGGAATATGGAGCGTGTAACAAAAAAGCTGATAGCAAGGCTTGTGCCCAAGGACGCACAGACGCTCAATTTCCACCCGTTCGATGCAAAGAACTTAGACACCGCCGAGCTTGCCGATGCGGTAATGGCTGTGCCTATGTTTGCTGAGAGAGTGTGTGCATATATCCCCGGCTTTGATGCAAGCACCGTGAGCGCTGAGGATATGGAGGCTATCAAGACCATTCTCTCTGATATTCCGGACACTACCACTGTCGTGATATGCGCTGACGGCGAGAAGGTGTTCAAGAGCAAAAAGGCTCTAAACACCAAGAACAAGAGCTTTGCCGACTTCTGCGCCAAGGCAGGCACGGTGTGCGACTTTGCATACAGGCGTGCAGGCGACATGGGCAAATACATTGCCGCCGAGCTTTCAAAGTCCGGCTCGCAGATATCCAACTACGACGCACAGTATCTTGCAAACAGGCTGCTGAGCGACACAGCCCTTGTTGACAACGAGATAGCAAAGCTCTCGGCCTTTGCCGACGGCAGGCCTGTCACCAGGGAAATGATAGACATGATAGTCGCCCCGAAGATAGAGTCTGACGGCTTTGCGCTTGCTATAAACATTCTCCGTGGCAATGCGAAATTCGTCTTCGGCAGGATAGACGAGCTTGTATCCCAGAGGGTCGAGGCTATCGAGATACTATCCACGATATCATATTCTATAATGGATATCTACCGAGCCAAGCTCGCCCGCTCGTCAGGCAAGAATGTTGATGACATCATCAAGGATTTTTCATACCCGGCGTACAAGAAATTCGCAGTAGAGAACGCCTTCGGCGATTGCAGCAGGATATCCGAGGAGAGGATAAGGCTTACCCTTTCATTCCTCTGCGACACCGACCTTGCCCTCAAAACAAAAGGCTATGCCAAGGGCGGAGACATACTCGCACTTGAAGAATGCTGCGCCAAGTGCATGGCGATACGGAGTTAG
- a CDS encoding ComEC/Rec2 family competence protein, translating into MLLPFQAGLLAAFLLGSYAGLSMLLVLSAACLLFGLFPSKRVCTAVVSLSMCAGMAVSCIYTAVIYDKTKAFDGQSVSVKGYVYDMKEYDGGSFRITVKGRINDEVSARLSFYIDREDYDALTYGDDVTVSGEVYEITDSLAYQGARSNKANGIFLRGGMAESVKIHGTNSHRIMRFARQLRDDAYEMLCDKGGDGGRYLGAMICGDRSGVEEDISEEMYRAGIGHIFAFSGTHIVIMISAAAVFLEVLGRRRVVNTLLLLALTWGLVLFSGLSLSAIRAAVMMSVLLISTLARQRSDPLTSLSIAGFLIAVVSPYSVASNSFLLSFAGSFACSAYADALGERMHKDKLYPPTGLKRTLIAVFCAGLLLMPINALLFGRVSVISPVTNLLMIPVCTLCMILSLAGLVLSAVPVISGALIWYSSLMIKGCITITGALSRLPFASVSTHHYAVKAAVIIISVLPAVIMLLPYKKLMLAGSYAMSAAVMLAVSAGARYYERDRLYIIVYSCYGSDALVAYDTQGTVFASEKGGRLCFEAFDSLYLKRGLCELDGVVCGGEIPDMPLTTNNRTRYSSESFESESLGSIKAADGQISCTTDHGEVIVAGNEVYSEQNGCIYEINDDAIEIMLDRATGECRVRRLKNGFDITL; encoded by the coding sequence TTGCTGCTGCCTTTTCAGGCAGGGCTGCTCGCTGCGTTCCTTCTTGGCAGCTATGCCGGGCTTTCGATGCTTTTAGTCCTGAGTGCAGCGTGTCTTCTTTTCGGTCTTTTCCCGTCAAAGAGGGTCTGCACTGCTGTAGTCTCGCTCTCAATGTGCGCAGGCATGGCGGTGAGCTGCATATATACAGCGGTCATTTACGATAAAACGAAGGCCTTTGACGGGCAGAGCGTTTCCGTCAAGGGCTATGTTTATGATATGAAGGAGTATGACGGCGGCAGCTTCCGCATTACTGTCAAGGGCAGGATAAATGACGAAGTATCGGCCAGGCTCAGCTTTTATATCGACAGGGAAGACTATGATGCCCTCACCTACGGCGACGATGTCACAGTTTCGGGTGAGGTGTACGAAATAACGGATAGTTTGGCCTACCAGGGCGCTCGCTCAAACAAGGCAAACGGCATCTTTCTGCGTGGCGGCATGGCAGAAAGTGTCAAAATACACGGCACCAACAGCCACAGGATAATGCGCTTTGCAAGGCAGCTGCGTGATGATGCCTATGAAATGCTCTGCGACAAGGGCGGCGACGGCGGAAGATACTTAGGTGCCATGATATGCGGCGACCGCAGCGGCGTTGAAGAAGATATTTCCGAGGAAATGTACCGTGCAGGCATCGGGCATATATTTGCCTTTTCCGGCACGCACATCGTAATAATGATATCAGCGGCGGCAGTCTTTCTTGAGGTGCTTGGCAGGCGGCGTGTGGTAAACACCCTTTTGCTGCTTGCTTTGACATGGGGGCTCGTGCTCTTTTCAGGGCTTTCGCTTTCGGCGATAAGGGCGGCTGTTATGATGAGCGTGCTGCTTATCTCCACCCTCGCAAGGCAAAGAAGTGATCCTCTGACCTCGCTTTCTATTGCAGGGTTTCTGATAGCGGTTGTATCGCCCTACAGCGTGGCTTCTAATTCGTTCCTGCTGTCGTTTGCAGGGTCTTTTGCGTGCAGTGCCTATGCTGATGCGCTCGGCGAACGTATGCACAAGGACAAGCTGTATCCGCCGACGGGGCTAAAAAGGACGCTTATCGCAGTTTTCTGCGCAGGCCTGCTTTTGATGCCTATAAATGCGCTGCTTTTCGGCAGGGTGTCTGTTATATCGCCGGTGACTAATCTGCTCATGATACCGGTGTGTACGCTTTGTATGATACTCAGCCTCGCAGGGCTCGTGCTGTCGGCAGTGCCGGTGATATCCGGAGCGCTTATATGGTATTCATCACTGATGATAAAGGGCTGCATCACCATAACAGGTGCGCTCTCACGCCTGCCGTTTGCAAGTGTGAGCACCCACCACTACGCAGTAAAGGCCGCAGTTATCATAATTAGTGTGCTGCCTGCCGTGATAATGCTGCTGCCCTATAAAAAGCTCATGCTCGCAGGCTCATATGCTATGTCGGCGGCGGTGATGCTCGCCGTGTCGGCCGGCGCAAGGTATTATGAGCGTGACAGGCTGTATATAATAGTCTACAGCTGCTACGGCAGCGATGCTCTTGTAGCATACGACACGCAGGGCACGGTCTTTGCATCTGAAAAGGGCGGCAGGCTGTGCTTCGAGGCGTTTGACAGTCTCTACTTAAAGCGTGGGCTGTGCGAGCTTGACGGTGTGGTGTGTGGGGGCGAGATACCCGATATGCCGCTCACAACCAACAACCGCACACGCTACAGCAGCGAGAGCTTTGAAAGTGAGAGCTTAGGCAGCATAAAGGCAGCAGACGGACAAATAAGCTGCACCACAGACCACGGCGAGGTAATAGTTGCAGGAAATGAAGTCTACAGCGAGCAAAACGGCTGTATTTATGAGATAAACGACGATGCGATAGAGATAATGCTTGACCGGGCGACCGGTGAGTGCAGAGTAAGGAGGCTTAAAAATGGCTTTGATATCACCCTCTGA
- a CDS encoding histidine triad nucleotide-binding protein, translated as MNDCLFCKIVKGEIPSTKIYEDETVYVFEDIAPTAPVHYLVIPKEHISKLDEINETNSAVISHIYEVIAKIAKDKGLKDGFRVVSNCGESAGQSVFHIHFHLLAGRPLTWPAG; from the coding sequence ATGAACGATTGCCTTTTTTGCAAGATAGTAAAGGGTGAGATACCCTCAACAAAGATATATGAGGACGAGACTGTGTATGTTTTTGAAGACATAGCACCCACAGCTCCCGTGCATTACCTTGTTATACCCAAGGAGCATATCTCAAAGCTCGACGAGATAAACGAGACAAACAGCGCCGTTATCTCACACATCTACGAGGTAATAGCAAAGATAGCAAAGGACAAGGGGCTTAAAGACGGCTTCAGAGTAGTATCCAACTGCGGCGAGAGCGCAGGCCAGAGCGTTTTCCACATACACTTCCACCTGCTCGCAGGCAGACCGCTCACATGGCCGGCAGGCTGA
- a CDS encoding VWA domain-containing protein: MKRPRILSTLLALVIAGTAAVDGFCIYDVYGRDAKGAAAAAAEAMSEDDKEKEEIRKDREAQEGKLLQLAAEGNVSYTPSQLDLDTDLKVHDSTQAIEFLQQIGDRFGIEDAANEYTVTAETDIDDARLYFLQQRFGEIPVFGSTLTMEADKDGNVRSVEGSHVNVDPDMDTEPDILVDEARKIADAYAQTKLGYVAGEYNLGSGGVVLNPKYNDKDVVLCYSYYVNPLNSSQVLAVIMVDAETGKISGSRPMVNSEMILLDGKTLPNLMPLGQLKNDVKLSVYKNSDTDYQLRSETDKIEVYVCNGEKDNYTMNDFSGLSVYSYDPNKQSWKEVDNRIPDPYAVDALANIEKVNKFFSSVYYRKGLTNSDDSPALKVYTNIYSFDGTNYRNNAAIVSNDTMIIGAGVEDDKANITKPSCAAYLDIMAHEYTHAIISNSSKLEDRTYDTEKGEEYDTSVQSAVHEGYADIFGEFCEDYTDDGVLNGTCNWKGPNRDYSSPTVAEYSKYTEYKTDGHDGGFLISSPVYRAAKKGVPNNKLASLYYYSIPRLTASMGFKELRQMIEKRAAVGNAEGYIMNNFDEPMYLTDKEFEDIIDSFDEVGIPSSFTNRLMQGGTLVVYDKDDNVCSDYHIMVTRLYDRTNTPLIDEDVTKKEFKFPSELANGIYRVTLSSTDEDSELEYTYDVIINDQDKNNKSEAYEKELKLYTKFGSKEREVVLVLDVSGSMNGEPITQTKLSAQKFVKTVLGEAPATRISIVTYSSSANTLIESSSKKSGLVSTIGGLSSGGGTNIYDGLQRADDILERSKAPKKQIVLMSDGYPNEGKSENGSYAQPCIDYADDLKSKDVLIYSLGFFHSLSGSERDECSALMSAIATPGYYFEVGSAADVQFVFDDLADQVSGGNYIYIRIACPVDVLVKFNNQILSSASKTFNTRTDFGTLTFDSENEDEKDDDDDSSSKKKKKDDDEQDTDKDKEKGSTSSKKDEVKILRLKDGAEYEICITGTGKGKMDYSISYPNEDGDYTDVRKFKGVPITKDTTIATNTAKGEETELNVDSDGDGVFDMVYTAKEDSKAVLQNSKVKTIVIIVVSALLLLFVVIEILLIVKRYKSNKVCHSCGAKLANAKKFCNQCGAKAVKTRLIFPDDGRPKQKKGVIITKLVLIAIFAGSAAAVIYLYRSPATTVYKQLRSGMPNSAQQLYETAKIEDSAIQQKYLTHALNRYIDKANTAHENGKYTDEEFERLLNGAISLDVDDITDKAEEYLDSSKKDSKDSSDKSDSSSESSSESKADSSSEED, encoded by the coding sequence ATGAAACGACCTCGCATTCTCTCCACTCTGCTTGCACTCGTGATAGCAGGAACTGCGGCTGTTGACGGCTTCTGCATCTATGATGTCTACGGGCGTGATGCAAAGGGTGCTGCTGCTGCGGCGGCTGAGGCTATGAGTGAAGATGACAAGGAAAAGGAAGAGATAAGGAAAGACCGTGAGGCTCAGGAGGGCAAGCTGCTGCAGCTTGCAGCAGAGGGCAACGTGAGCTACACCCCCTCGCAGCTTGATCTTGACACTGACCTTAAGGTACACGATTCTACGCAGGCGATCGAGTTCCTGCAGCAGATAGGTGACCGCTTCGGCATAGAAGATGCAGCAAACGAGTATACCGTCACAGCTGAGACGGATATAGACGATGCACGCCTGTATTTCTTGCAGCAGAGGTTTGGCGAGATACCTGTTTTCGGCTCGACACTGACTATGGAGGCCGACAAGGACGGCAACGTCCGCAGCGTCGAGGGCAGCCATGTGAATGTTGACCCGGATATGGATACAGAGCCGGATATACTCGTTGACGAGGCAAGAAAGATAGCTGATGCCTACGCCCAGACAAAGCTCGGCTATGTGGCAGGGGAATATAACCTCGGCAGCGGCGGCGTGGTGCTGAACCCCAAGTATAACGACAAGGACGTTGTGCTCTGCTACAGCTACTATGTAAATCCTTTAAACAGCAGCCAGGTGCTCGCTGTTATAATGGTAGATGCAGAGACGGGAAAGATCTCGGGCTCAAGGCCTATGGTAAATTCCGAGATGATACTGCTTGATGGCAAGACACTGCCGAACCTCATGCCTCTCGGCCAGCTGAAAAATGACGTGAAGCTGAGTGTATACAAAAACAGTGACACCGACTATCAGCTCAGGAGCGAGACAGACAAGATAGAGGTGTATGTCTGCAACGGTGAGAAGGACAACTACACGATGAATGACTTCAGCGGCCTGTCTGTCTACAGCTATGACCCGAACAAGCAAAGCTGGAAAGAGGTAGACAACAGGATACCCGACCCGTATGCTGTTGATGCGCTGGCAAACATTGAAAAAGTCAACAAGTTCTTCTCGTCGGTATACTACCGCAAGGGCCTGACCAACAGTGACGACAGCCCGGCGCTCAAGGTCTACACCAACATCTACAGCTTCGACGGCACAAACTACCGCAACAATGCGGCTATAGTTTCAAATGACACGATGATAATCGGCGCAGGCGTTGAGGACGATAAGGCAAATATCACCAAGCCTTCATGTGCGGCATACCTTGATATAATGGCTCATGAGTATACACACGCCATAATCTCAAACAGCTCGAAGCTCGAAGACCGTACATACGACACGGAAAAAGGCGAGGAATATGACACCTCTGTCCAGAGCGCTGTACACGAGGGCTATGCTGATATATTCGGCGAGTTCTGCGAGGATTATACAGATGACGGTGTATTGAACGGCACCTGCAACTGGAAGGGTCCTAACAGAGATTACTCCAGCCCGACTGTTGCAGAGTATTCAAAATACACCGAGTATAAGACAGACGGCCACGACGGCGGCTTCCTTATCTCGTCGCCTGTTTACAGGGCTGCAAAGAAGGGCGTGCCGAATAATAAGCTTGCATCGCTCTACTATTATTCGATACCAAGGCTCACAGCATCTATGGGCTTTAAGGAATTACGTCAGATGATAGAGAAGCGTGCGGCTGTAGGCAACGCCGAGGGCTACATCATGAACAACTTTGATGAGCCTATGTATCTGACAGACAAGGAATTTGAGGACATAATCGACAGCTTTGATGAGGTGGGCATACCTTCGAGCTTTACAAACAGGCTCATGCAGGGCGGAACGCTCGTAGTCTACGACAAGGACGACAATGTCTGCTCCGACTACCACATTATGGTGACAAGGCTCTATGACAGGACTAATACTCCTCTTATCGACGAGGACGTTACAAAGAAGGAATTCAAGTTCCCCTCAGAGCTTGCAAACGGCATCTACAGAGTGACACTTTCCAGCACAGATGAGGATTCCGAGCTTGAATACACCTACGATGTCATAATAAACGACCAGGATAAGAACAACAAGAGCGAGGCTTACGAAAAGGAGCTCAAGCTCTATACAAAATTTGGCTCCAAGGAGCGTGAGGTAGTCCTCGTGCTCGATGTTTCCGGCTCTATGAACGGCGAGCCTATCACGCAGACCAAGCTCTCAGCCCAGAAGTTCGTAAAGACGGTTCTCGGCGAGGCACCTGCTACAAGGATAAGCATTGTTACATATTCAAGCTCGGCAAACACACTTATAGAATCCTCCAGCAAGAAGAGCGGCCTTGTTTCGACTATAGGCGGCCTCTCCTCCGGCGGCGGAACTAATATCTACGACGGCCTGCAAAGGGCTGACGATATCCTCGAAAGGTCAAAGGCACCCAAGAAGCAGATAGTGCTCATGAGCGACGGTTACCCCAACGAAGGCAAGTCGGAAAACGGCAGCTATGCACAGCCGTGTATAGACTACGCAGACGATTTAAAGAGCAAGGACGTGCTGATATATTCGCTCGGCTTCTTCCATTCGCTCAGCGGCTCTGAAAGAGACGAGTGCTCGGCACTTATGAGCGCTATTGCGACACCCGGCTATTATTTCGAGGTCGGCTCGGCTGCTGATGTGCAGTTCGTGTTCGATGACCTTGCAGACCAGGTGTCCGGCGGCAACTATATCTATATCCGCATTGCCTGCCCTGTAGACGTGCTCGTTAAATTCAACAACCAGATATTAAGCTCGGCAAGCAAGACCTTCAATACCCGTACAGACTTCGGAACGCTCACCTTCGATTCTGAGAACGAGGACGAAAAGGACGATGATGACGACAGCTCCTCAAAGAAGAAAAAGAAAGATGACGACGAGCAAGACACTGATAAGGACAAGGAAAAGGGCTCGACATCTTCCAAGAAGGACGAGGTAAAGATACTCAGGCTCAAAGACGGTGCAGAATATGAGATATGCATCACAGGCACCGGCAAGGGCAAGATGGACTACTCGATAAGCTACCCCAACGAGGACGGCGACTATACCGATGTAAGAAAATTCAAGGGCGTGCCTATCACCAAGGACACGACGATAGCCACCAACACCGCCAAGGGCGAGGAGACAGAGCTCAACGTCGATTCCGACGGCGACGGCGTATTCGATATGGTATACACCGCCAAGGAGGATTCCAAGGCAGTGCTCCAGAACAGCAAGGTGAAGACTATTGTTATAATAGTTGTATCCGCACTGCTCCTGCTGTTTGTGGTGATAGAGATTCTTCTCATAGTCAAGAGATACAAGTCCAACAAGGTATGCCACAGCTGCGGCGCTAAGCTCGCTAACGCCAAGAAGTTCTGCAATCAGTGCGGTGCAAAGGCGGTCAAGACAAGGCTTATATTCCCCGATGATGGCAGACCCAAGCAGAAAAAGGGTGTAATAATAACCAAGCTCGTGCTCATAGCGATATTCGCAGGCTCGGCAGCGGCAGTCATCTACCTCTACAGAAGCCCGGCGACCACCGTTTACAAGCAGCTCAGAAGCGGTATGCCTAATTCTGCACAGCAGCTCTATGAGACAGCAAAGATAGAGGACAGCGCAATACAGCAGAAATATCTGACCCATGCGCTAAACCGCTATATCGACAAGGCAAATACTGCCCACGAGAACGGCAAATACACCGACGAGGAGTTTGAAAGGCTGTTAAACGGCGCTATCTCGCTCGATGTTGACGATATCACCGACAAGGCAGAGGAATACCTTGACAGCAGCAAGAAGGACAGCAAGGACAGCAGCGATAAGTCCGACAGCTCGTCTGAAAGCTCGTCTGAGAGCAAGGCTGACAGCTCCTCCGAGGAGGACTGA
- a CDS encoding UDPGP type 1 family protein produces the protein MVDIFNKLSAIGQEHLLRFYDELDEFQKRKLTEQIDSIDLSVLDAGECELTRGHFEPMGAMTTEQINARRQELTETGLEAIRQGRVGAVLLAGGQGSRLGSDKPKGMFNIGVNRQLFIFECLMNELRRVTATAGTPLPLFIMTSSYNDRETREFFEQQGYFGYDKEYVHFFVQEQLPTVDTNGRLMLSAKDTVACAPNGNGGWYTSLRRSEVFRQARNSAGIEWLNVFAVDNVLQKIADPCFIGAVIDSKSACGAKVVSKISPDEKVGVLCLEDGRPSVAEYYELTPEMQTERMQDGTLSYKYGVILNYLFNINELRRTAGVSLPLHRAFKKVSFINESGELIRPEEPNAYKFETLVLDLIKLQSSCLAFEVEREKEFAPVKNKTGIDSVESARELLIKNGIEL, from the coding sequence ATGGTAGATATATTTAATAAGCTAAGCGCCATAGGGCAGGAGCATCTGCTAAGGTTCTATGACGAGCTTGATGAGTTTCAGAAAAGAAAACTCACAGAGCAGATAGATTCGATAGACCTCTCGGTGCTCGATGCAGGCGAATGTGAGCTGACAAGAGGGCACTTTGAGCCTATGGGTGCTATGACGACAGAGCAGATAAACGCCCGGCGCCAAGAACTCACCGAAACAGGCCTTGAAGCCATAAGGCAGGGCAGGGTCGGTGCTGTGCTGCTCGCAGGAGGGCAGGGCTCACGCCTTGGGTCTGACAAGCCGAAGGGTATGTTCAACATCGGCGTTAACAGGCAGCTTTTCATCTTTGAGTGCCTTATGAACGAGCTCAGAAGAGTAACAGCCACGGCCGGCACTCCCCTGCCGCTGTTTATTATGACGAGCAGCTATAACGACCGTGAGACGAGGGAATTCTTTGAGCAGCAGGGATATTTCGGCTACGACAAGGAATATGTCCATTTCTTTGTACAGGAACAGCTGCCGACTGTTGATACCAACGGCAGGCTCATGCTCAGTGCAAAAGACACAGTAGCTTGCGCCCCAAACGGCAACGGCGGCTGGTATACATCGCTCAGGCGCTCTGAAGTGTTCCGTCAGGCAAGGAACTCTGCCGGCATAGAATGGCTCAATGTCTTTGCAGTTGACAATGTGCTGCAGAAGATAGCAGACCCCTGCTTTATAGGGGCAGTCATAGACTCAAAGAGTGCCTGCGGCGCAAAGGTAGTATCAAAGATATCGCCTGATGAAAAGGTCGGCGTGCTGTGCCTTGAAGACGGCAGGCCGTCGGTCGCAGAATACTACGAGCTCACACCCGAGATGCAGACAGAGCGTATGCAGGACGGCACGCTTTCCTACAAATACGGCGTGATACTCAATTATCTTTTCAACATAAACGAGCTCAGAAGAACAGCCGGTGTCAGCCTTCCGCTGCACAGAGCGTTCAAGAAAGTGAGCTTCATAAACGAAAGCGGCGAGCTTATCCGCCCCGAAGAGCCCAACGCCTACAAATTCGAGACGCTGGTGCTTGACCTGATAAAGCTGCAAAGCAGCTGCCTTGCCTTTGAGGTCGAGCGTGAGAAGGAATTTGCCCCGGTAAAGAACAAGACCGGCATCGACTCGGTCGAGAGCGCAAGAGAGCTGCTGATAAAAAACGGCATTGAATTATAG
- the gdhA gene encoding NADP-specific glutamate dehydrogenase has translation MALKNEYLQKVYEQVEKRNPGEKEFHQAVYEVLESLVPVADKRPDLIEAGVFDRVVEPERQVMFRVPWVDDNGKVQVNRGFRVQFNSAIGPYKGGLRFHPTVCASVIKFLGFEQIFKNSLTSLPMGGGKGGSDFDPQGKSDAEVMRFCQSFMTELCKHVGADTDVPAGDIGVGGREIGYLFGQYKRIRNEFVGVLTGKGMQYGGSLIRPEATGYGAVYYTVEMLEHFGDSIKGKTFAVSGFGNVAWGTIKKVNELGGKVVTISGPDGYIYDADGITGEKVDYLLEMRASCRNRAQDYADKFGVPFFAGKKPWEQKVDIVMPCATQNEVTLDDAKNIIANGVKYYVEVSNMPTTAEAVTYLRENGAIVCPSKAVNAGGVAVSGLEMSQNSMRYNWTAEEVDQKLHQIMKNIFKSSIDAAHEYGLGDDLIAGANIAGFLKVAEAMKAQGVV, from the coding sequence ATGGCACTTAAGAATGAATACCTCCAGAAGGTATACGAGCAGGTCGAGAAGAGAAATCCCGGCGAGAAGGAATTCCACCAGGCAGTTTACGAGGTTTTAGAGAGCCTTGTTCCTGTAGCTGACAAGAGACCTGACCTCATCGAGGCTGGCGTTTTCGACAGAGTAGTTGAGCCTGAGAGACAGGTAATGTTCCGTGTTCCGTGGGTAGACGACAACGGCAAGGTACAGGTAAACAGAGGCTTCAGAGTACAGTTCAACTCTGCTATAGGCCCCTACAAGGGCGGTCTGAGATTCCACCCGACAGTATGTGCATCCGTTATCAAGTTCTTAGGCTTCGAGCAGATATTCAAGAACAGCCTTACTTCTCTCCCCATGGGCGGCGGCAAGGGCGGTTCTGACTTTGATCCCCAGGGCAAGTCTGACGCTGAAGTTATGAGATTCTGCCAGAGCTTCATGACAGAGCTTTGCAAGCACGTTGGCGCTGACACTGACGTTCCTGCCGGCGATATCGGCGTAGGCGGCAGAGAGATAGGCTATCTCTTCGGCCAGTACAAGAGAATAAGAAACGAATTCGTAGGCGTGCTCACAGGCAAGGGTATGCAGTACGGCGGCTCGCTCATCAGACCTGAGGCTACAGGCTACGGTGCTGTTTACTATACAGTTGAGATGCTTGAGCACTTCGGCGACAGCATCAAGGGCAAGACATTCGCAGTATCCGGCTTCGGTAACGTTGCTTGGGGTACTATCAAGAAGGTAAACGAGCTCGGCGGCAAGGTAGTAACTATCTCCGGTCCTGACGGCTACATCTATGATGCTGACGGTATCACAGGCGAGAAGGTAGATTACCTCCTTGAAATGAGAGCATCCTGCAGAAACAGAGCTCAGGATTATGCTGACAAGTTCGGCGTTCCTTTCTTCGCAGGCAAGAAGCCCTGGGAGCAGAAGGTCGACATCGTAATGCCTTGTGCTACTCAGAACGAGGTAACTCTTGACGATGCTAAGAACATCATCGCTAACGGCGTTAAGTACTATGTTGAGGTCTCCAATATGCCTACAACTGCTGAGGCTGTAACATACCTCAGAGAAAACGGCGCTATCGTATGTCCTTCCAAGGCTGTCAACGCAGGCGGCGTGGCAGTTTCCGGCCTTGAAATGAGCCAGAACTCCATGAGATACAACTGGACAGCAGAGGAAGTTGACCAGAAGCTCCACCAGATAATGAAGAACATCTTCAAGTCTTCCATAGACGCAGCTCACGAGTACGGTCTCGGCGATGACCTCATCGCAGGCGCTAACATCGCAGGCTTCCTTAAGGTTGCTGAGGCTATGAAGGCTCAGGGCGTTGTCTGA
- a CDS encoding PspA/IM30 family protein, translated as MAIFERIGDILKANINDLLDKCEDPEKMVKQIIIDMEKEVQNCTNALGTAMGSQRQLKKNLDKAKAESADWENKAKAALSQGNQDLAKKALERKVAADKQAEQYQGMYDQATVQVDNLKSQVDALKSKLDEARSRQSMLIARSKMADANEKMAKSLGNMDSSSAFAKLDKMEEKIESKEAKADAFADLAGTVTGPADEFAQLEKDSAVDAELARLMAEMGQSPS; from the coding sequence ATGGCTATTTTTGAAAGAATAGGGGATATCCTGAAGGCTAATATCAACGATCTTCTTGATAAGTGCGAAGACCCCGAAAAGATGGTGAAACAGATAATCATCGACATGGAGAAGGAGGTACAGAACTGCACAAACGCTCTCGGTACCGCTATGGGCTCACAGAGACAGTTAAAGAAGAACCTTGACAAGGCTAAGGCAGAGAGCGCTGACTGGGAGAACAAGGCAAAGGCTGCTCTTTCCCAGGGCAACCAGGATCTTGCTAAGAAGGCTCTTGAAAGAAAGGTCGCTGCTGACAAGCAGGCTGAGCAGTATCAGGGTATGTATGACCAGGCTACAGTTCAGGTAGATAACCTTAAGTCTCAGGTAGATGCTCTTAAGAGCAAGCTCGACGAGGCAAGAAGCAGACAGTCTATGCTCATTGCACGCTCCAAGATGGCTGATGCAAACGAGAAGATGGCTAAGAGCCTCGGCAATATGGATTCCTCCAGCGCATTTGCTAAGCTCGACAAGATGGAAGAAAAGATCGAGAGCAAGGAAGCTAAGGCTGACGCATTCGCTGACCTCGCAGGCACAGTTACAGGCCCTGCTGATGAGTTCGCACAGCTCGAGAAGGACAGCGCTGTTGACGCAGAGCTCGCAAGACTTATGGCTGAAATGGGCCAGTCACCCTCATGA